In Methanotorris formicicus Mc-S-70, the sequence ATGAATTATAAAAATAACAAAATTAAACCAATTAAAACTAAACCTATATAGCATAAATAATTAATGGTTTGCAAACGATATAACTTTTGGTGTTATAAGAGATTATGACTCAAATTGGGGACATAGCATGTTTTTTGAAAATTTAATAATAATTATCCTTCTTTCAAAACTCTCAAAATAGAAAAATAAATTCCCCTAAAATTTTATAAACTAATGAATTGTTTTGTAATCTACCTACAACTGAATTCAACTCTTCCTAAAATTGTAGTTATTGTTTAATGGGCTAATTACGTTCTATATTGACAATAAGAAGCATGATAATGGCTCCAATTCATTTAATAAATTTTAAATAATACTGTAATGTTATTTAGAAATAAATGTTGTTAAGTTGATAATTGGGTTGGAGGTAATAAAAAATGGAGAACCTGAAAAAAATAAAAGTTAAGGACATTATGACAACTGATGTTATATATGCATCACCGAAGGATAATGTTATAGGTGCTTTTGAAATCCTCCTAAAAAATAAGATAAGTTGTCTTCCAGTGGTTGATGAAAATAAAAAGGTTATAGGCATTATGACAACGACTGACATAGGATACAACTTAATTATTGATAGATATACACTTGAAACCACTGTTGGGGATGTTATGACAAAGGAGGTTATAACAATAACACCAGAGGAATCCATTGCTGATGCAATAAAAAAGATGGATGTTTATGGAAATAGTAAAGAAATCATAAATCAATTGCCTGTTGTTGATGAGGAGGGAAAATTGATTGGTATAATTTCTGATGGGGACATAATAAGGGTTTTATCAAAAATATTGAAGGAAAAATAAAGAAAAAATAAAAAAGATTAAGGATTATTCCATTGGCAAGATTCCCAGTTCTCTACACTCTTTTATATCAATTATTTGTCCGTTCCATGGGTCATCATCGGTTAAAGCATCCCAATTTGCTTCAAGTTCCTCATTTCCATAACGTAACGCATCTTCAAAATCTGCATTTCCAACCATTGTAGTTTCTAATGCTTCAATATAGTTTCCACTTCCATCAACATCCCATGCCACAAATGCATGGTCTGAAAGTAAAACAATATAGGGATGCATTCCTAATGCCTCAATAGCAGAAGCAAATACTACTGAACCATCTATACAATTTGCAGATTTTAGTTTTAATGTTTCTTTTGGCAGCCTTACTTTTTGAACATAATCTTTCCCATAAGCATTGGATACATCTACATAACTTACTCTATAATCATATTTTAGGGCATCATATATTGCTTTTATTTGTGAATTAACATCCTTATCTTGATAGCCACTTAATGATTTTTCAGGATGTCTTTCTTTTGCTTTGCTTAACAATTCCATTATTGCATCATCTTTTGGTGTTACAAAAACTGCTA encodes:
- a CDS encoding CBS domain-containing protein: MENLKKIKVKDIMTTDVIYASPKDNVIGAFEILLKNKISCLPVVDENKKVIGIMTTTDIGYNLIIDRYTLETTVGDVMTKEVITITPEESIADAIKKMDVYGNSKEIINQLPVVDEEGKLIGIISDGDIIRVLSKILKEK